Within the Mercenaria mercenaria strain notata unplaced genomic scaffold, MADL_Memer_1 contig_4009, whole genome shotgun sequence genome, the region AACGACGACTCTCGGGATTATGGTAAGCTTTCCTGTGAAATTATCAGTTttctttatatatctttattttgacGGTTCAAATTAATTCATTATAAAAACATATCCATCATCAGGGCTACAGTTCAtgccatatatatataaaacctgtaattacatttaacaaaataatattatatttatatttacaacaaTAAAAGTTTTGAGCACTTAAGAAACACTAGATATTTATTATAGTTACAACCATTAAAAATAGAGtcacaaaacatttaattttcaacaATTAAAAACATTCACACTTTTTACTGCCAATATTTGTAGTTCATGTCACAGACAACTATTATAAATCAAATAGGTTTATATCTGTAAATTCTTGAAATCATTAGGAAAAGATCTAGTTTTTCAAGCTTTAgtatcatttatatcatttttatccaATTTTCCATTGCCTTTCACATCGATCAACAATAAATGTGTTGTCTCGAAATAAAAGGCCAGGAAATATAAAGAACACATTGttgttactactactactacagaTATATGCAAACTTTCTGGTTCATCAAAGATTCTAAATAAATGGaagatttgttttaatttgaccCTTCAGACACGTGACACAATTCTCCGGCTTTCAGGTAATTTCTGCTCCAGTCCTATACGTAGATAAATAGTAAGTTCattcaaaataacaattaaacaatttaGTCAAATACTAATACAAGTCATGTTTGTTTTCCCTTAGCAGCAAAACCCGTTTTCCTGAATAAAAAACCCATATACGTGTATCATATTCAAACGAAGACGGTATACGTCCATCTCTCATCATTTAACCATATGGCGCGCAATGTGACAGTTATACAAATATAAACCCATGGCAAAACTTGTTCACAATTAGACTAAGTGAGGATTTTCGGCGTATCACATGACCAAGACCTCCGAGCTAGAGATCAAATATACCAAAATGCAATTACAACGTTGTTTATCAGTGTGCAATGTTAACACTGTTGTCCAAAATCCGGTTTAGCGTCTTCCAGAGTCAATTGTCTAGCCTTTTCATTGAATTTTTCTCTGTCTTTCAGATATAAGTCAGCAATTTCTGGAACTATAGGATCATCGGTGTTCGGGTGCATCAACAAAGAGCAAATAGCCAACAGAACTGGAAAATGTAGCATAAACAGTAATTATAACAATAAAGTTAAAATTATGACACaacatatcaaaaatgttatGTCATGATCAAAACTTGAGGATTTTCGTAAACTGAAAAAACCTAAAGTTTCCTCAAACACCAAGCTTCAAGCGAACCAAAGCTAAATTAGAAGTTTAGgatataaaatgatgaaaatatcagGCGAATCAACACTGAAAAAAACTGTCATGTTCAAACGGTCAGGAAATAAATCGACAGATATATGAAACAAACTGATTATAATATTGTTGCATGTTTAccttttacatgcaaaatatgcTATTTCTGACTGATCATGCTCCTTCATATAACTAACTTCAAATACTTTTCTGCACTGCAAGCATTTCGCGCTCACTTCAACTGAAACAACTGACCAGGAAACAACACGACTGGATATTTTAAAAGTTGgtatataaaataaacttactATATGAGATTGAGAATGATGGTTTCCATTCATCTTGTAGAAAATCTACGCAGATTTTTCCTTTATCATCAACATTTGGGTGAAATACCTTTGTCAAAAACCAAATCTGAAGAAATAGAATCTCGATTTTAAACCGCTTGGAAATCGACCAAACGGAACCAAAACGTGACAGCCCTTTAATCAGGTCTAAACAAGTTACATACGAATTCCCATGACGTGCATAGTAATTCAATTTCTTTTCTCTAACAACTTTGTTTAGAGTTACATCACAGATGAAACTTTACATCAATGGATTTtcttaaaacacagttttgcccatttcaaagcaatttttcatcTTATTTTATCTAACATAGCCCAATAACTATGACGTTTCTAGTTTGAGTATATTTTCAGCGAGACTGTTTCAATGAAGTGcttcatattttatcaaaaaaatgctCTGCAAAATGTATGTGAATAATCCTTGGAGCAGAAAAGTGGACATCTTTCAACTAAGTTACCTAAATAGGTCACATCTCATATTTGCCGAACAATTTACTCGCGTCAATTTGTTCGCTGTGTATGCATTTTGATAAACAGTAAAATGACGAAACTTTAACTATCAAGAAAACTAATGTTCAGTATCAACGGCCTGAAAGACGTCATGCTTTATTATAAACCTGAAAGCCAGAATTAAGTATCGAGACGTTCTAATGGACgtcatgttttatcatattttctaacacgatccgcagcaattgctatataaacatatagcgtaATCGCCTAtgtacatgaatctacgataaaatatggttagCTGTTACATTTCACACCCTACGATTGTGACATAAGAATTTCTACTTCACCCTACGATTGTGACATAAgaaattctacttctgttccattacatacgaattatttcaggaccaaacggttgaaaacaacatttcaaaaacattattatGATAAAACGTCACACTGACTTACTTATGTATAAATTACGAACGAAtacaattagctcaattatgattcagcggtgacgtcataaatgtatgacataaagtatgacgtcataatgatgtgacgtcatataaaagttatgctTGTAACTCCTATACCTAATTtgattattctgttcataaacacaccctattacctgatgtccaccacgccgagggatgcggctgccacagaggtcagaaatcaataacgatgagtagtggtgttagtcttttgagctgtattttttcatttcgactttccatgaaaatattctggtgcaagcatacgtgtaaatgccttaacatattatataattaatcctggtcgccaactttgcgaaataaagaagtattcagctgtttaaattggacgtttattaaaattgatgcgaaaatcatattcaacggcccaattcgaagtgtttacaaaatattttgatcgaatTTACCTCACAAATCAAACgaccaatcatctggggataatcctggcaagtttcaagtctgtccgtacgtctacaccgacgttatgaccctccaaagggacccgggtatagtcacgtatgataaactttaccgcagagggcatttttaaatgatgcccatcccaccgaggagtcaaaatataggataccgtttacgacagagggaaaatttgtgtaaaaacgtctattttggctgattgtttcgcttttaagtcttgggaggtcatggaatcatttgcagtatgcattgtttatatacttatgtttaataatgggcgattttcaatggcgaacaccgctgtaacacagtgttaatcagtctagattgtatttctatctccgacattgcatactatctgctacatgtatagattggttctgctgctgactgtaaatgttcattttgtaaattaatttttgtttcaatttcttttatgatgaaatatacagaaataatgatatcttaagtcCTGATACTTGCATTCTTGCAGGATTCTGTGTTGAAGTTACGGTTAATATTAGGTATTAAAtcgttttgcatttattatatacagctttcatttaaatacacatcagatcatatagttaaacacagtttgtcgagtagtatatttaagcatatatatttgaaatgcatgagaattgtttaaaaaagctaagacactgatttgcagcttacgctagagtgattgaccatttaagtacatggaactggaataagatgaaaacatttggaatgctggatataggacagaaaacatataccgacgtgattccaaatgaaggtgaaatattcatttctagtgaccagcgtgtgggcatgtatcgaagttacagggcaaaatatcaaaattgaatacatcttcaagagagatcgatcagaatgaaatcttcatttcagatagtaagtcggtaataacagatggtttcgttatttccattgcattttgatagatctctcttgacaTGACAATTAATTAAATGGTCAGTCACTCCAGTGTTtacttcaaaatcattgttacagtaataacacgtgtaagccttcatctttggttctgaaattgaatacaaaataaattgtttagaacatttctgtaaacgattaatgaataacagctttatttagaaccgatcacttgacttatgccactgacaacaaatatatttaaattttctagcctaacggatcttttatgtagaactatgttactatcagtagcctcttagtatgaaagcttgataatgcgaaacaatttgatatttaatattaacctatattcaacactgaatccagcaagaacgcaagtaccaggacttaggatttcattgctggcagcaaatgtctgtatattatgataaaaaagaaacaaaaatgattttacaaaacgaagactttcagtggcaaaacaactctatacatgtacagtatcagattgtatgcaatgtaggatatatatatatatatatatatacaatctagactgattgcaaaacgatttatcatttaatataaaccgtaaattcaacactgaatccagcaagaacgcaagtaccgataccatcaggactttcgatatcattatttctgtatatttcatgataaaagaaattgaaacaaaactgagtttacaaaacgaagacttatagtagcaaaacaacgtcggagatagatataagttcaatctagactgattaccaCCGTGTTACAGcagtgttcgccattgaaaatcgcccattattaaacacaagtataaacaatgcatactgcaaataattccatgacctcccaggtctcaaaagcaaaacaaacagccaaaacagacatttttacacaaattttccctctgtcgtaaacgatatcctatattttgactcctcggcggaatgggcatcatttaaaaatgccctctgcggtaaagtttatcatacgtgactgtacccgggtccctttggagggtcataacgtcggtgtagacgtacggacagacttgaaacttgccaggattatccccagatgattgatcgtttgacgtgtgaggtaaacccgatcaaattattttgtaaacacttcgaattgggccgttgaatatgattttcgcatcaattttagtaaacgtccaatttaaacagctgaatacttctttatttcgcaaagttggcgaccaggattaatcatataatatgtttaggcatttacacatatgcctgcaccagaatatcttcatggtaagtcgaaatgaaaaaatacagctcaaaaaactaacaccactattcaccgttattgatttcctacctctgtggcagccgcatccctcggcgtggtggacatcaggtaatagggtgtgataAATAATATGCCTAGcttatgaatacttctcaaaattctaataaaaaaaggaaaaaaaatatctatacgttccattggctatgccacactttctaaccatgggggtaaattgtaactgcatatgatccgaatgacgtatttacgctgaaaatgtagtactgtaaactaggaattatttgcgttgttagatacgaaataataaatatgttccaataattttatcagttaataaaatatgagcagtcgttcggatgcgaatgaTTAAACCattcgtgctacgcactcgtgatttaattattacgcatccaaattcctgcccatattttattaactgataaaatataggaacagatttattatttcttaaataaaggccCGAATTTAGTATCCTGATGCCTTAAAAGAGGTCCTGTTATATCATATCATGAAACCAGTAGTTAAAGGCATCATGTATTATCATATCACAAAAGGCAAGTATTTAATATCCAGACGCCCTAAAAGACGTCATGTTTTATCATATCACGAAAGCCAATACCTAGTAACAAGACATCTTAAAAGACAATCATGTATTATCATATCATGAAGGCAAGTATTTAGTATCGAGACGCCCTGAAAAATGTCATGCATGTTTTAACACATCATGAAAGCAAGGATTTAGTATAGAGACGCCCTAAAGACGTCATGTTTTATCATATCATGAAGGCTAGTATTTAATATCTCTATAACCTGATGACTGCTATCATATAATAAGTAGACGATGTGTATAACGTGATGTAAACCGACATTTGGTCTTAAAAACCCAGCACCACCCAGTGACCTACTCCCCTTTCCCCCGTCCAACGTAAACTTTATGAAACTCAATCTGATATTGCActgtaattttaaacaaaatttggtaTGCATTTACCTAAATACAAGTACTGTGCATAATGCTACATTAATTCgataaaatgtttagacaataAACACATCGTCTTGGCCAAATATATGTCATTGCCAATTTTatatgcaaatcgtgtataattacTACCATGGgaacaaaacaaatgcagatattctgtggtgggtctttaaagtaGGATCAGAACCTCTTTGTTACCCTTGTTTTACCTTTGGTGGTTTTAGTGGATAATCCGCTGTAAAATCTATTCGTAGATAGAACTGCCCTCCCTCGTATGGTGTATCCTcctaaaattttaataaatatatcattactGAAGCGAACGTGTTTTGGCAgcaatacacaaaaaaaaatgtataaatcatCTTCTGTATGAACAACCAAGATATCAGTTTGTCAGTCAATAgttttacatttatgaaaaagtttttttaaaagtcattttaacTTAAAAGCTGTCAACAAGCAGCTTGAATAACGCGAGATAACATTAACGGGGAACTCATTTTAGTACACAGAACATGTAGAATACTTACTGGTCCAACAATAGAAGCTTCCCAGTGCAACACTAGAACAAATGGAATAAAACGTGTTAACTAACTAGATCAGAGCTTGGTTATTAAACAAATATAGTTAAGAACGAAGTGTATTGACAAGGCATTAGAAAATATttaccaacaacaacaacaaccgtTACTTTTATTAATGTCagattacatacatgtaataacatgactcatttttttcaaacaagatgtGGGTTTAGATGGGgacagacataattatatatcatatacaaagaTATAATTTACAAACTTAGAGTATCATAAATACAGATCGTAAAGCTTAGTGAAAAGAAAGATTAATACGTTTACACTAAGGTTTGTAAATAGTGATACTTGTTGGGAGAATAAGATCACGAAAAAAGCATGATCTAGCTAAAGGTATGCCACTGACGGTATCATTATTATGAATCGACTGGGGGATTTAGTAGAATTGTGAATTTTGATTGGTCAGTAgtttctttgtacatgtaccggTCATTGACCCAGTTCATTCAtaagtttacaaaaacaaatgtgtatGTGCGCGTTGGCAGCGTTGACATTACTATGAGATTAGTGTTACTATTGGATATAAGTGATATGGTTGTAAGTACTTATACATATTATTACTGGCTATTtcgaaaataatttattattagcGACACGAAtacacttatttttttta harbors:
- the LOC128553584 gene encoding ubiquitin-conjugating enzyme E2-17 kDa-like; the protein is LTRFIPFVLVLHWEASIVGPEDTPYEGGQFYLRIDFTADYPLKPPKIWFLTKVFHPNVDDKGKICVDFLQDEWKPSFSISYILLAICSLLMHPNTDDPIVPEIADLYLKDREKFNEKARQLTLEDAKPDFGQQC